In Flavobacterium sp. N1736, the following are encoded in one genomic region:
- the nusG gene encoding transcription termination/antitermination protein NusG encodes MADNNVKKWYVVRAVSGQENKVKAYIETEIARLGMGDYVSQVLVPTEKVVTVKEGKKMSKDKVYFPGYVMIEANLVGEIPHIIKSITSVIGFLGEIKGGEPVPLRLSEVNRMLGKVDELAVNTDTRAIPFNLGETVKVIDGPFNGFNGTVEKINEEKRKLEVMVKIFGRKTPLELSFMQVEKV; translated from the coding sequence ATGGCAGATAATAATGTGAAAAAATGGTATGTGGTTAGAGCTGTAAGCGGACAAGAAAATAAAGTCAAAGCTTACATCGAAACCGAGATTGCCAGACTAGGTATGGGTGATTATGTTTCCCAAGTTTTAGTACCTACAGAAAAAGTAGTTACTGTAAAAGAAGGAAAGAAAATGTCTAAGGATAAAGTTTATTTCCCTGGATATGTTATGATCGAAGCCAATTTAGTTGGTGAGATACCTCATATTATTAAGTCTATTACTAGTGTAATTGGATTTTTAGGTGAGATTAAAGGCGGAGAACCTGTTCCTTTAAGACTTTCTGAAGTAAATAGAATGTTAGGTAAAGTAGATGAGCTGGCTGTAAATACAGATACTCGTGCTATTCCTTTCAACTTAGGTGAAACTGTAAAAGTGATCGATGGTCCTTTTAATGGGTTTAATGGAACAGTTGAAAAAATTAATGAAGAAAAGCGTAAACTTGAAGTAATGGTGAAAATTTTCGGAAGAAAAACACCATTAGAATTGAGCTTTATGCAAGTTGAAAAAGTATAA